ATCGCGATGATTCAAAATCATCAAAATCAGAACTAATAACCATTACTCTTTTGAATGCCATACTTAACATAATGGTTTCTATACTAAATCTACCCCATGAGGTGATGGTGAAAGtgttcaagtacttgaCGCCGAGCGAGACCAGTCAgatgatcaagaagttgaaatcgGATAAAGAACACCGAGGTCGGCTTGATGATCTTGTCATACGACTCTTGTACCAGCGTCTTTTCAATGGGAAGTTGATGATTATCAACGACAAATCGAACGAGACTATTGAATACGACACTATGCTCACTATAGATTCGTTTGAAGAGCGCTTTTTGGTACATAACTACgagaacttgttgttcCAGGAGATAAGACCAAACTATGTAGAGGTGAAATTCACCAGACAGGCCAATGATTACATGAATTTCATAGGAAATTTGtacaagttcttcagtCTCTTGTCTCGAGAGGAAAATGTGCAGATGCTCAAGTACTTCGAGACGAAAATCTTGCAACTTGACTTTTACACTGACGGAAATCTTGTATTGATAGAGAATCCAACATCATTATCCACTATCATCATCAAGATATTGATCAGTTTGTCTAGCAACAAGGACCTCTTGGGAAAGATCAAACGGTTCACTATAAAGTCGACCGATATCGGAAATCTTTACGTTTCCCAATGGAGTCAGCTATTCCGACGTTTTATCAATTTGCATACACTAGATCTATCCAACGACATAATTCACTCTGATTATGATGATTGCAGAGATGTTTTAGGTTATTCTTTCAAGTTTCCAGCCAGGCTTAAGATACTAGTGCTAGATAACAATGTGTTGCGATATGTTTCGGTTGCAATGATTGCTAGTCTTCCACATAGCCTAGAAGTGTTACTGTTGAGCCACAATAAAATCGTATCTGTAGAACCAGTACGTCTATCCTCAAAGTTACCGAATCTCCGCTATTTGAATCTCGACTATAACGGCCGCTTACTGTTTTTGGACCCTGTCATTTTCCGGGGCATTAGGCGAGACTTCAGACTTCTGTTAAGGGGCACCAGTTTTGAGGATGCTGATTTTTCGCATTTGGCAAGAGCGACTAGCGAGATCGGATTTACCATTATAGTGTAAAATGAACGGATGGTAATGAGCTAAATAACGAATAAATGATAATATGCGATAATGCACGATATTTATAGAAAAGATTAATATAATGGGAACATAGATGTAGAAAGAGTAGAAAATCggaattgcaaaaatgtcGCAATGTCGATTGtgatttttcattattaCCGTTCCAAATTAAAGAAGTGCGACATGGAAATTTGTCTCACCTTTCACCGAATTTTGATGTGAGACAACAttctccatagttaaggaGATAACTCTAGATACACCAATTGGCTCACAACACTGCTATTTTGGTGCTACAAGACCATATCCATGATTGGAATACAGAAGCTGGTGTTTTTGCACGTGCTTCAGGGAGGAACTCGTTCTGGAATAGGAATATCTTCATTCCGTCCTTTTTTAGTTTCCCTTGGCCGAATCGGATCTAACCATAGCATACTGGCACCCGCCAAATTTTCTCATACACCCCTAAATTCGACATATTTCAATAGTCGGAGACTATACTCAAACAGGACGGCTCAAAAAGTAACGCAGAACGAGCCGGAATTCCAAAAGTCTGTGAAATCACAATCTGAACTTCTACAACCTCAACGAGCAAGTCGTGAAACTGAAGACACCAGTGAAAATTCGAGCAtaaatgaagaaagcaaTGTTATTTCCAATTTCCTAGAACCAGCAGACAGCTCTCAGACATTTTCCACGACATCTCCCTCTCCGGGAAAGAGTCTGTCTTTGGGTAAAGATATAATCAAGCTACTCAAACTTGCTCGCCCCGAGTACAGGCTCTTGGCCTTTGCATTGGCGTGTTTGCTCATCACTTCTGGTGTTTCAATGTCGTTGCCTCTTTTCATTGGAAAGATCATTGACACAGCCGAAGTTCCCACATCCGAAAACGTGTCTATAGAAGAAGTGCAAGTGTTAGGAGTTTCCCCTAATGTCCCAGACTTAATTTTAGGCTTGGAACCATACCAGTTCTACATTGGCTTAGGAGTCTTGTTTACTGTTGGAGCCGTAGCTAACTTTGGTCGTTCGTATCTTTTGCGATCTGTAGGCGAAAAACTTGTGGCCCGGTTGAGGTCGCGCTTGTTCCTGAAGATTCTTGCCCAAGACTCCTATTTCTTCGATATTGGACCCACGAAAACGGGAATGAAAACCGGGGACTTGATTTCGAGAATCTCCAGCGACACACAGATTATTGCCAAAACTCTCAGTGGCAACATCAGCGACGGTGCCAGATCTTTGATAAGTGGTCTTGTAGGACTTTCCATGATGTGCTTCGTTTCGTGGAAATTAACTCTTTGCATGAGTATGATTTTTCCTCCATTAATTGTAATGTCTTGGTTCTACGGAAGAAAGATTAAGGCATTGTCGCGTTTAATCCAGGAGAATATTGGGGCTATGAGTAAAGTCACTgaggagaagttgaatggAGTAAAGACTATTCAGGCATTTTCGCAACAAAAGATGATGGTCCACGACTACAACGTGGAAATCAAAgagatcttcaacaactctatCCGTGAAGGAAAACTCGCCGGAATTTACTATGGGTTCAATGGGTTTTTGGGAAACATCACCATGATTGGTTTGTTGGTTGTCGGAGCCAAATTAATAGGGATGGGTGAGTTAACTATAGGTGACTTGTCCAGTTTCATGATGTATGCTGTTTATACTGGTAGTTCTGTCTTTGGATTGGGAAACTTTTACACCGAACTCATGAAGGGGATTGGGGCAGCCGATAGAATCTTTGAGTTGATAGACTATAAGTCTAACATCCCGATCCATTTAGGAAAGAAAGTCGACAATCTCTATGGAGACATCAACTTCCAAaatatcaacttcataTATCCCTCCAGAAAGGATTCTACTATTTTCCGGGACATGAACATGTCCATCAAACAAGGTCAAAATGTGTGCATCGTAGGACCTTCAGGTAGTGGAAAATCTACGATATCACAGCTATTGCTAAGATTCTATGACCCACAGAGTGGTCAGGTTCTTGTCAATGGCCACAACATCCAAGActtgaatttgaacttCTACAGAACGAAAATTGGCTACGTACAGCAAGAACCATTGTTGTTCAGCGGAACAATCAAGGAGAATATTTTGTTTGGGAAAGAAGATGCCACCTTTGAGGAGATAGAACAGGCATTGAGACTAAGCAATTCCTATGCATTTGTGAACAACTTACCCCAGGGCATCGAGACTAAGATTGGTGCCTCTACCAGTACACAATTGAGTGGAGGTCAGAGGCAGCGGATTTCGTTGGCTAGAACGTTGATTCGTCGtccaaagatcttgataCTTGATGAGGCTACTTCCGCTTTGGACTCCATCAGTGAAGAAATCGTCATGAGGAACCTCTCTcacttgaacaaggaagaaggAGTGACGATTATTTCCATTGCCCATAGGTTATCCACTATTAAGAACAGTGAGCGCATAGTAGTGTTGAACCAAGAGGGAGAGATAGTAGAGGACGGTAAGTTTGACAGCTTGATTCTGAATCCTTCCAGcgagttcaacaagctcTTGCAGAGTCATAGTGTCGAGTAGACTACTGATTATGGAAATGGAATTACGAAGTACAACGAGAGACGAAGAGGGGCTTTAgctgcaaaaaaaaagagGCGCAACTGCTGATAAGCGAATGTCGCGTTGCAACCATCAATTGCAAAGTGTCGCTTCTTCATTGCGACATGAATAGAGGGCAGCATGCTTTGCGCTACAACATCACCACCAGATACATAGATACATAGGCTTTTGGTAGATTACAACTTGTATATAGTAATGACCCAAAGCAAGCTCTAGACAAGGTAGGAAGCAGGCAAGAAGATCATAAGTGGGACGAGGCGGAAGAAAATGGGGCGACGGCTGAAAAGGGTCCGAGTGTCTTTGCCAGTTACGATAGCGCCGATTCTAGACGTTACTCTTCCTACCAGAAACAAGCTCTACAACACAATAAAGGTCGATTTACATAATAAAGACGACAATGCATGGTGTGGTTACGGCGAAAATATCACATGCAAGATGGCTTCACTGTAGTGGTTCTACCAGAGGTAACTAACTGTGAGATGAGGTCTTCCCTAGGCCAGTTCGATAAGAgtgtagaagaaagagcATGTGAAATTTCTCATTTGGAACCGTCTGGAACGAGATTTCGGGGGTGTGTTGGAGCCAACGTCATTTCAATCTAGACGGGATGGGTGAATCAATCATGTGGCAGTGAAATTGAGCTGTGGTGGAACTGGTGAAACGTTGGGGACTCCAGCAACGCTGTGGTGCGCGAATTGCAGGTTGTATCAACgagaaaatagcgagaaaaaaTGTAGCCCGTGAACGGCGCTGGAGGCAGATGTAGCAGACGGAACAGACGTAGAAGATGTAGCAACAGTGTAGCAGTAGAGATTCTTGCAAAGACTACAGCACAGAGAGAATGAATCTTGTCTGCAATACTAAAAAACAAACTTTTTAGTGAGTCCCGTCCAGGTGGTATGATCTTTTGATTGGCGTGGTTTTGGTGCCTGGCGTTGCAGCCGTTATATTACTGAGCGTGCGTAGAGAAGGTTCGTACAATTAGCGAGGATTTTTTCCTCTGTCACCGAGATAATTCCGATTTTGCTCCATAACGTGCGTTGAAAGTCTCGGTGGAAGGGGAAAGGTTGCATTATGCATGCGAGTATCACTCTATACCAGGTTCCAGGCTCAGTGCCAGGCTCAGCGCAGAAACAGAGATACAGTCGGTCGATTGTAGCTTATAGGTTAAAGTTTATAATGTTAGTGGCGAAGTAGAATGGGTAGATCAACAATAGCACATGTTTACAGAACCGTTATTTAGGGTTGTGTTGCGGCCAGATAAAGTTAGCTACAGTAGCGCTCAGATGCCTGGTTCGCGCTAACCGTACCTCAAAATTCCATATAGACTACTTTATCGTTTTTACATGCAGCTTTGCTACAAAATAATCCGTGACACTTACTCTGCGTAAAGTTAACTGGCCCGTTACATGTTGACCATCCGCCCGGATAGAAAACTGCATTGATTACTGAAAGAGAGATTCCAAGAATAGAAGCGAGGCTAACTTCCCTACCCAAGAGCACCTGATTTCCGACCACCGCAACTTGCGTTCAATCTCCTGCCTGTGCATATTTTGTAGTACAAATACCGATGGAATCGGCCGAAGAAAAGACGATAGAAAACAAGATGGTCAATTCCATAAAGCAAATAAAACTCCACCgccaaagaaagaatccCAACAAGACAGAAGTAGCTGCCAAACAGGAAGAACCGGCGAAAGACAAATTAGAAGACATAGGTCTTGAGAAGAACAGGTTTGAAGCTGAATCTCAGGAAACGCAGGAAGAAACTCCTGCCAAAAGCCAGATagaaattcaagaacaaactCAAGACAaaaaccaagaagaaactggCCAGGTCTATAAGGACGAACTTCTGCCCCCAAGTCCAGAAAGACCCAAACATCGTTCCCATCGCAGTGTATTCCGCCACCTTCAACATTTGCCCATTATCAGTCCATCAGAAGCCATCACTAAAGCTTCCAAATCCTCTTCCACCATGACACAACAGGAGGCAATTTCGTCGCTATATGAGAAGTTTGCCCACGCCCTTATTCCGCCATTTCAGGGCTCGCTTTCGTCATTGTATCTGAACCCTGTCTCTGAGAGTGATGATTCAGTCGATGATATCGAAGAAGCGCACAATGATAATAACGAGAGCAAGAAACCTACTACTGTAAATACTGAATCAGAACCCGGAAAGTCTGATTCTCCTTCAAATACTGGATCTATTTCTACTGCGGAGTCTGCTTCAAATACTGCTACAAATGACCATGCCGATTCTAGTAGGCCCGCTTCCACTACTTCCAGTTCTACAACAATTAAGGGAGTTGAAGGTGTACAGCGTGCCGATGACTACAGTAAGCTGATCAATAAGAGCCACGAGAAGCCACCCACTTCCGGCAAGCCAATTAGCCATAAGAGTGACAAATCGCATCTCGAGCATGAATCTGAAGGTGAAGAGGAGGACGAAGCCGATGTCGCAACAGGTGTACAACGATCTCCAGCctacttgttgaacttggtgGCAGGGTCTTACATGTATGCTGGACTTGAAAGCCTTACAAAGCTTGTCAAGGGCTACGATGATCCGGAGATACGATCCCATGTCCGATCACATTTACGCGCACAGTTACGCGCACAATTAAGCAGCCGTCTTCCGGTATCCGTTAAGAAGATGGCCCTGGGCTACGGAGTATTCGACAGCGAAGACGAGTCCAACTCCGAAGACAATGCGCGACTGTCGGAAGATGAGGAAGCGCAAGAGCACCGCCATCATGCCCTATTGGCCCAGCAACATATAGAGGCTAGCTCCGGCACTAGCTCCGGCACAGCTCTTTCATACAAGCAGTCCAAGTTGTCGAAACAGCCTGATGTCACAGAACCGGCTTCGGACTTAGTAGAGGCAATAGCTCCAGAGGGTATAGTAGAGGATGACATCTCCACTATTGCCACTGCCACTGCCAGTGCTCCTACTCCTACTGCTTCGACTATCACAAATACGGAAACTAGCACTGACACTAATAAGCCTGCTGCTACAGCTACTGCGGCTTCTATTGCTTCCATTGCTTCTATTAGTACGGCGGGGACTACAAactctacttctacttccGTTCCGTCAACTATAAACTCTGGTGATAAACCCGCTGATGTAGATTATAGGCACTTGCCACAGGAGGCTTCCTCTTCTGAGGAAGATCACCATGCCAATACCATGTATATCTCGCAGTCGGAAACAGAACACTCTGATGCGGGCACACTAGCCACTTTCAGAACAGCCGAAGATCGTTCTCTGGCAGAAGATCATTCTCtgattgaagaaaccagGCTAGATACTGTAGTAGAGACAGCTACTGTAACACAGCTGGTCAGGACCAGCGCCGTAAATACCCCAGATTCAGGCAGCTTTTTGTCTGGAGACTATCACAGAACCCATGGCGATGAGAATATTCTCAGTTCTAACAGTACCTTGGACTCCCAGCCCAAAACGACTTTCCAGCAGTCTATACTTGATAACTTGAATCCACAGTTGATCAAAGAAGGACTTCTCATGCGACCCAAAGAAGGGCAGCAAACGGAAGCTAACGAAAAGTCCAGAACGGACAGATTACGACTCAGTATAGCAgacaaacttcaacgaGTCTTCGACATCAGTGACGACGACTACTTCTACGGTAACTACAGTGCCTGGTTGATCAGAGATGTCTTGCTTCAGGGACACTTATATTTGACTCGAGATTCCATCTTATTCTTTGCTTTTTTACCCAAAAGGTACTCTGTGACTCTGGAATCAGAGTCCAACTACGACGACTCCAACATCGTTGTCCAGTCTGGTACCTTAGGTTTGAAGACAGGCAAGTATGGAGATTCGATGTTCACTACTGTATTGACCCATAGATACTGGGCCGTACTCCGTCTGGAAACATTGAGCATCTACAGCTCTTCCACAGACTTGTATTTCCCAAAGGTAGTCATTGACTTGAAGACATGTATTCGGGCAGAAATCGCAGATAAGGACAGGACAGAAATTGTCAGAGGTTCGTCGCCGCCCAGAACACCTAGAGTGGGATCTGGCACCGCCACGCATTCGCCTATCTCGCGTCGTGGATCAGGAGATAATAGCACGGATGAAGAGATTGAGATCAGTAACATCTTGGCTCAAGAGTCCATTGCAGTGTCCGAAGACAACTTTGAGAATGCTTCCACCGGTGTCTGGATCAAACTcatcaccaagaagaaaaactACAAATTTTTTTGTGACAGTTTGTTTTCAGCCAGACAATGGTGCAACAACATTACCaagttgatttttcagttgaacaactccaaTGCTGGAAACGAAGTCTTGCTCAAGATTCCCATTGAAGATATCGTGGACTATGAAAAGAGTAAactctttgaagaagactccaAAGATTCAAATGTCcctgaagatgaaatccCAGTCAGTATGAGTTTCTCGTTTAAGAAGGAAGATCCTGAAAACAAGACTGCTACCAAGTCTGAACTCAGGAAGAAGTTGGGTGCATTTGATATGAGCAAGAAGAGgtcatcatcttcagcttcgTTGAATTCAGATGGCCAGTCAAGTCTTGACCATATCTTCTTTATGTTCTTTAGAGACGGCCATCTGTTCTATGAAAGTCTCAATGCGGTCATTTTGGACCACAAGAATCGTTTGAACGAGCAGTCTGAAGCACTGGATTCATCTGATAAGTTTTTTGAaaaagcaaagaagatgTATAAGAAGTCCCATCATCATCGCCACAATACAGACACACCAAAGAAATTATCCAGAAGTATTTCTACCTTGTCCACTTCAGACCACTCTAACAATATTGTTAACCGAGTGATTTCAAACAACTTGCACTTGCTCTCCCCACTTGACGACTCTGCTGGATCTCGtagatttggaattgaaagTCCTCCTCAAATACTTTCTCCAACGCTGTCAACCAATCGTATAAAGAAGCTTGGTAGAACTCTTTCCAATCCTGCCAAATTATTGACTATCTCAAGAAGGTCACTGGAAGATCTGGCCAATAGTGAAAGGTCATTAAATGATTTGGATTTCATTTCAAGCCCAGATCTTTATGTAAGTAACCAGCAGCTCAACTTCCCCAGGCCACTCACTATATCTGGTCTCAAGAGTATGCAGATGTCTTTTGAGACTTCCCAAAAGGATCCCAACGAAGCGGAGTCTGAGTTtaaaaagaatgaagttaAAGATTTcattgatgatgaagatgaagataaatCTGTGAGTGACCTgaaacaacttgaaccTAAGAGATCTATTCCGTTCCCAACTCCATTGAATTTGAGAGACCCATCCGAATACAATGATGTGTCAAACAGACAAAATAAGCTAATGGCAATTGGTAAAAGTATCAAGGCCTTTTCCAAAGTTGGTAGTAAATGGTCAGCATTCCCAGCTCATTTTGCTGAACAGGATGGAATTGACGATGATTTCTTTGTCcaaaaccaagaagttAGAGAACTCACTGAGCGTCACTACCAGGAACACTTCAGTTTGAATAAGGAAAAGAAATTAGTGGCTACTTATTATGCACATTTGCAGCGGTCAATTCCAGTATATGGAAAGGTCTACCTTGGAGATACAGATATCTGCTTCAGAAGTTTATTGCCTGGCGTGCAAACAAAGATGATTTTACCATTGTCTGAAGTTGTCAACTGTTACCGAGAAAAAGGGTTGAAATTGACGTACTCTGGTTTAGTTATCGTCGTTAATGGCCAGCATgagttgttcttggaaTTCAGTTCTCAAAAATCAAGAGATGACTGTGAATTCATGATATTGTCCCAATTGGAAAAACTTCATGGTGGAGAAACTTGGGCGCCGAGCCCACATCAATGGGGTTCAAACTATGAGATGGAGTTGACAAAGACCAGGTTAATGACAGGTGTTGAGGATCATCCGACGGAGTTTTCCTTCAGTGAACAGGACCTCAAGAGagccagaaccagaattgaaaatgcAAGAATCAAGATGTTTGAAGATAAATTTAAcgctgctgctggtttgGACGTTCCTATTATTTTGGAAGATTCGCCTTTATTTAAGACAGAGATCAAACCTTCGACTTCTTATAACTTCACGTTATTGACTATTGGTTCAAGAGGTGATGTTCAACCTTTCATTGCTTTAGGCAAAGGTTTGATGAAAGAGGGTCATAATGTTACAATTGCTACCCATGCCGAATTTGAAGACTGGATAGTGAAGCACGGCATGAAGTTCAAACTAGTCTCTGGTAATCCTGCTGAGCTTATGTCTTTGATGGTTACTCATGGATCGATGTCTGTTGGGTTTTTGAAGGAAGCTTCTTCTAAATTCAGAGGTTGGATCAATGAATTATTGACATCAAGTTGGCAAGCATGTCAAGGTGCTGATATCCTAATTGAAAGTCCTGCTGCTATGGCAGGTGTCCATATTGCTGAAGCATTGGGTATCCCTTACTTGAGGGCTTTTACGATGCCATGGACTAGAACTAGAGCTTACCCACATGCTTTTATTGTTCCTGATCAAAAGAAAGGTGGATCCTACAACTACTTGACACACGTTATGTTTGAAACGGTATTTTGGAGAGGTATCTCAGGACAGATTAACAAATGGAGAGTGAAAGAATTGGGTTTACCAAGTACAAATCTATTCAGATTGCAGTCGACCAAAATTCCATTTATGTACAATGTGTCTCCAACCATTTTCCCACCAGCAGTTGATTTTCCCGATTGGGTCAAGGTCACTGGGTACTGGTTTTTGGATGAAggtgctgctgctgatTACAACCCACCTGAAGAATTGATCGAGTTCATGGAGCTTGCcaatgaagatggaaagaaaATCGTGTATATTGGATTTGGCTCCATTGTTGTCAAGGATGCAAACAGCTTGACAAGAGCTATTGTCGAGGCAGTCTTGGATGCGGACGTAAGATGTATTTTGAACAAGGGTTGGTCTGACAGACTTTCCAAGAACCAGTCTGAGCCAGTTGAACTCCCTCCTGAAATCTATGATTCTGGTTCTATCCCACACGATTGGTTATTTCCTAGAATTGATGCTGCAGTGCATCATGGTGGTTCTGGTACAACAGGGGCTACCCTA
This Scheffersomyces stipitis CBS 6054 chromosome 3, complete sequence DNA region includes the following protein-coding sequences:
- the ATG26 gene encoding Sterol 3-beta-glucosyltransferase (Autophagy-related protein 26) (UDP-glycosyltransferase 51) (go_function transferase activity, transferring hexosyl groups~go_process carbohydrate metabolism; lipid glycosylation), whose protein sequence is QQSILDNLNPQLIKEGLLMRPKEGQQTEANEKSRTDRLRLSIADKLQRVFDISDDDYFYGNYSAWLIRDVLLQGHLYLTRDSILFFAFLPKRYSVTSESESNYDDSNIVVQSGTLGLKTGKYGDSMFTTVLTHRYWAVLRSETLSIYSSSTDLYFPKVVIDLKTCIRAEIADKDRTEIVRGSSPPRTPRVGSGTATHSPISRRGSGDNSTDEEIEISNILAQESIAVSEDNFENASTGVWIKLITKKKNYKFFCDSLFSARQWCNNITKLIFQLNNSNAGNEVLLKIPIEDIVDYEKSKLFEEDSKDSNVPEDEIPVSMSFSKKLGAFDMSKKRSSSSASLNSDGQSSLDHIFFMFFRDGHSFYESLNAVILDHKNRLNEQSEASDSSDKFFEKAKKIPPQILSPTSSTNRIKKLGRTLSNPAKLLTISRRSSEDSANSERSLNDLDFISSPDLYVSNQQLNFPRPLTISGLKSMQMSFETSQKDPNEAESEFKKNEVKDFIDDEDEDKSLMAIGKSIKAFSKVGSKWSAFPAHFAEQDGIDDDFFVQNQEVRELTERHYQEHFSLNKEKKLVATYYAHLQRSIPVYGKVYLGDTDICFRSLLPGVQTKMILPLSEVVNCYREKGLKLTYSGLVIVVNGQHELFLEFSSQKSRDDCEFMILSQLEKLHGGETWAPSPHQWGSNYEMELTKTRLMTGVEDHPTEFSFSEQDLKRARTRIENARIKMFEDKFNAAAGLDVPIILEDSPLFKTEIKPSTSYNFTLLTIGSRGDVQPFIALGKGLMKEGHNVTIATHAEFEDWIVKHGMKFKLVSGNPAELMSLMVTHGSMSVGFLKEASSKFRGWINELLTSSWQACQGADILIESPAAMAGVHIAEALGIPYLRAFTMPWTRTRAYPHAFIVPDQKKGGSYNYLTHVMFETVFWRGISGQINKWRVKELGLPSTNLFRLQSTKIPFMYNVSPTIFPPAVDFPDWVKVTGYWFLDEGAAADYNPPEELIEFMELANEDGKKIVYIGFGSIVVKDANSLTRAIVEAVLDADVRCILNKGWSDRLSKNQSEPVELPPEIYDSGSIPHDWLFPRIDAAVHHGGSGTTGATLRCGLPTIIKPFFGDQFFYASRVEEIGVGVGLKNLNARSLSKAITKVISDLKLIERSKKVAEKIKRENGVMTAIETIYSELEYARNLILSKQQHNENYRLHMGTPSGIQSPNVEEDDEYTDTEKEEDEEDYTDESEDEGGDDYEAHEDNFSINNN
- the MDL1 gene encoding ATP-binding cassette transporter family member (go_component membrane; integral to membrane~go_function ATP binding~go_process transport) — encoded protein: MSLPLFIGKIIDTAEVPTSENVSIEEVQVLGVSPNVPDLILGLEPYQFYIGLGVLFTVGAVANFGRSYLLRSVGEKLVARLRSRLFSKILAQDSYFFDIGPTKTGMKTGDLISRISSDTQIIAKTLSGNISDGARSLISGLVGLSMMCFVSWKLTLCMSMIFPPLIVMSWFYGRKIKALSRLIQENIGAMSKVTEEKLNGVKTIQAFSQQKMMVHDYNVEIKEIFNNSIREGKLAGIYYGFNGFLGNITMIGLLVVGAKLIGMGELTIGDLSSFMMYAVYTGSSVFGLGNFYTELMKGIGAADRIFELIDYKSNIPIHLGKKVDNLYGDINFQNINFIYPSRKDSTIFRDMNMSIKQGQNVCIVGPSGSGKSTISQLLLRFYDPQSGQVLVNGHNIQDLNLNFYRTKIGYVQQEPLLFSGTIKENILFGKEDATFEEIEQALRLSNSYAFVNNLPQGIETKIGASTSTQLSGGQRQRISLARTLIRRPKILILDEATSALDSISEEIVMRNLSHLNKEEGVTIISIAHRLSTIKNSERIVVLNQEGEIVEDGKFDSLISNPSSEFNKLLQSHSVE
- a CDS encoding predicted protein: MVSILNLPHEVMVKVFKYLTPSETSQMIKKLKSDKEHRGRLDDLVIRLLYQRLFNGKLMIINDKSNETIEYDTMLTIDSFEERFLVHNYENLLFQEIRPNYVEVKFTRQANDYMNFIGNLYKFFSLLSREENVQMLKYFETKILQLDFYTDGNLVLIENPTSLSTIIIKILISLSSNKDLLGKIKRFTIKSTDIGNLYVSQWSQLFRRFINLHTLDLSNDIIHSDYDDCRDVLGYSFKFPARLKILVLDNNVLRYVSVAMIASLPHSLEVLSLSHNKIVSVEPVRLSSKLPNLRYLNLDYNGRLSFLDPVIFRGIRRDFRLSLRGTSFEDADFSHLARATSEIGFTIIV